A single window of Rubripirellula lacrimiformis DNA harbors:
- the dnaJ gene encoding molecular chaperone DnaJ → MAEKTCYYEILRIERTAQKTDIDRAYRKLAIKYHPDQNRDDDTAVAKFKEATEAYEVLSDAEKRQRYDQHGHAGVDSVHQYGDVEDIFDAFGDLFGGGMFGDLFGNRGGGRGGRRRVRRGADIRCNVTLTLEEAARGVRKDISFRRRVQCETCDGSGAAPGSQPTTCGTCGGHGQVIQSAGILRVQTACPDCRGSGKTIGQPCGDCRGTGLENKKAELTVTIPAGVDDGMRVRVQGEGEASPDGGPVGDCYVFVTVKPHELFKRDGSDLILQLPISYTQAALGAEIDVPTLDGPQSLRIERGTQSGEVFTLRGKGVVDPRGGRAGDLLVQVFVEVPKKLNAEQERLLRELAELDHQSVLPHRTSFLDKLKTFFDSETES, encoded by the coding sequence ATGGCCGAAAAGACCTGCTATTACGAAATACTGCGCATCGAACGGACGGCCCAAAAGACCGACATCGATCGCGCCTATCGCAAACTAGCGATCAAGTACCATCCCGACCAAAATCGCGACGATGATACGGCGGTCGCTAAGTTCAAAGAAGCGACCGAAGCCTACGAAGTCCTCTCGGATGCCGAAAAACGGCAGCGTTATGACCAGCACGGCCACGCCGGTGTCGATAGCGTTCACCAGTACGGCGATGTCGAAGATATCTTTGACGCCTTCGGTGACCTGTTTGGCGGCGGGATGTTTGGCGATCTGTTCGGCAATCGTGGTGGTGGCCGTGGCGGCCGACGCCGGGTTCGCCGCGGTGCAGACATCCGCTGCAACGTAACACTGACGTTGGAAGAAGCGGCTCGCGGCGTTCGCAAGGACATCTCGTTCCGCCGGCGGGTGCAGTGCGAAACCTGCGATGGCAGCGGCGCCGCCCCCGGCAGCCAGCCGACCACCTGCGGGACTTGCGGCGGGCACGGCCAGGTGATCCAGTCGGCCGGAATCCTGCGTGTCCAAACCGCATGCCCGGATTGTCGCGGCAGCGGAAAAACCATCGGGCAACCCTGTGGCGATTGCCGTGGAACGGGCCTGGAAAACAAGAAGGCCGAACTGACCGTTACGATCCCCGCCGGTGTTGACGACGGGATGCGAGTTCGCGTGCAGGGTGAAGGCGAAGCCAGCCCCGATGGTGGCCCGGTGGGCGACTGCTATGTCTTCGTAACGGTAAAGCCGCACGAACTGTTCAAACGTGACGGCAGCGATTTGATCCTGCAGTTGCCGATCTCCTACACACAGGCAGCCCTGGGGGCAGAGATCGATGTGCCAACCTTGGACGGTCCCCAATCGCTGCGGATCGAACGTGGAACGCAAAGTGGCGAGGTCTTTACGCTGCGAGGCAAAGGCGTCGTCGATCCCCGTGGCGGTCGCGCCGGTGACCTGTTGGTGCAAGTGTTTGTCGAGGTCCCCAAGAAACTCAACGCGGAACAGGAACGGCTGTTGCGAGAATTGGCGGAACTGGACCACCAATCGGTTCTGCCGCACCGGACTAGCTTCCTGGACAAACTGAAAACCTTTTTCGATTCCGAAACGGAGAGCTGA